AGGTCTGTCCTGATTGCCCTCTCAACCGTGCGCCGCGGAGCGTGCGTTCAGCAACTGGCGCGCCGAGTCAGCAATCATCACAACACCGCCGGCCAGCATCAACACGTCCTTGAGCACCAGACGGCCGCCTCCGGACAGGAAAGGAAAGCCAAAATTCGCGTCGCCAAGACTCGAGACCCAAGCCTCAGGCGTGGTGATCAAAAAGGACAGCGTCACGATCGGGGTGAGGAATGCCAGCACTGACCCCACCATCCCCAGTCGCTTCGAGAAGGCGTAAGACAACACCAATAAACCGATCAGTATCTCGACGCTGCCCAGGCCATCGGAGAAGGCATAGGTGTTGTTGCTGACCTGCCACTCACGCTTGGCCGGATCGAGCTGGCCCTCATGAGTCAGGTGTTCCTTGTATTCATGGGGGTGGTTGTAGAAGAACGACATCACCGGGCTATTGGCCACGAATGGCGTGATGCTGTCCGCTTCATAGGGCACAAATTTCAGCGCACCGATCCAGATGAAGATGATCGCGACGCCGACTCTGACCAGGTGAATGCCCAGCTTGTCGAGCCGGGATGCTTTGTGAAGGAGCGTGTTCAAGGTGGTCATGGCGGTAAGTCCTCTGTGTGATTTCAGTGGACTCAGGTTAGGGATTGGGCCTCGATGCGTTACTCGCGATCCGCT
The nucleotide sequence above comes from Pseudomonas lutea. Encoded proteins:
- the rclC gene encoding reactive chlorine resistance membrane protein RclC; this translates as MTTLNTLLHKASRLDKLGIHLVRVGVAIIFIWIGALKFVPYEADSITPFVANSPVMSFFYNHPHEYKEHLTHEGQLDPAKREWQVSNNTYAFSDGLGSVEILIGLLVLSYAFSKRLGMVGSVLAFLTPIVTLSFLITTPEAWVSSLGDANFGFPFLSGGGRLVLKDVLMLAGGVVMIADSARQLLNARSAAHG